From Rhodococcus antarcticus, the proteins below share one genomic window:
- a CDS encoding Rv3654c family TadE-like protein: MTRLAEDETGSATIWAVGAMAALVALAVLVLQLGSAVSTRHRAESAADLAALAVAAHALEGPAAACTRARVVTDGMDAELVRCELDGWDAVVEVDAGSGLGSGHGRARAGPVGP, from the coding sequence GTGACCCGGCTCGCCGAGGACGAGACCGGCTCGGCGACCATCTGGGCGGTCGGGGCGATGGCCGCGCTGGTGGCCCTGGCCGTCCTCGTGCTCCAGCTCGGGTCCGCGGTGAGCACCCGGCACCGGGCCGAGTCCGCGGCCGACCTCGCGGCGCTGGCCGTGGCGGCGCACGCGCTGGAGGGGCCGGCGGCGGCCTGCACGCGAGCCCGGGTGGTCACCGACGGGATGGACGCCGAGCTCGTGCGCTGCGAGCTGGACGGGTGGGACGCCGTCGTCGAGGTGGACGCGGGCTCCGGGCTGGGTTCCGGCCACGGCCGGGCGCGGGCCGGTCCGGTGGGTCCCTAG